From a region of the Acanthochromis polyacanthus isolate Apoly-LR-REF ecotype Palm Island chromosome 3, KAUST_Apoly_ChrSc, whole genome shotgun sequence genome:
- the tmed1b gene encoding transmembrane emp24 domain-containing protein 1b — MQRRWQNLDSPVLGNIFAMDIFRGKPRNRGQRLVFAVVFLVCVDSVRSFGQNQDSEFTFLLPAGRSECFFQSAIKNGTMEVEYQVIAGAGMDVDVTIVSPKGVQLVYESRRSDGVHVVEPTEEGDYEICFDNSFSRFSEKMVFFEIIIEGQGGDVGGDDEWPGLEEPDGSLLEYKLEDIRESMDSLHRRLERSRQMQTVLRAFEARDRNLLEDNLWRVSFWSCASVLVMLCVALTQVYTVRRLFDDKRRVCT; from the exons ATGCAGAGGAGATGGCAGAACTTAGATAGCCCCGTGTTGGGAAATATTTTCGCCATGGATATTTTCCGGGGGAAACCCAGGAACAGAGGTCAGCGGCTGGTTTTTGCGGTTGTGTTTCTGGTGTGTGTCGACTCTGTGCGCAGTTTCGGGCAGAACCAGGACAGCGAGTTCACGTTCCTGCTACCTGCTGGAAGGTCCGAGTGTTTCTTCCAATCAGCAATAAAGAATGGCACGATGGAGGTCGAATATCAG GTGATAGCAGGTGCTGGTATGGATGTAGACGTCACCATCGTCTCCCCTAAAGGCGTCCAGCTTGTCTATGAGTCTCGACGCTCTGATGGAGTCCACGT GGTGGAACCCACAGAGGAGGGAGATTATGAAATCTGCTTTGACAACAGCTTCAGTCGCTTCTCTGAGAAGATGGTGTTTTTTGAGATCATCATCGAAGGTCAAGGAGGAGATGTGGGAGGGGACGATGAGTGGCCAGGGTTAGAGGAGCCTGATGGAAGCCTTCTTGAATACAAGCTGGAAGACATCCGG GAGTCCATGGACTCTCTGCACAGACGTTTGGAGCGCAGTCGGCAGATGCAGACGGTGTTGCGAGCTTTTGAGGCACGAGACCGGAACCTTCTGGAGGATAACCTCTGGAGAGTTTCCTTCTGGTCGTGCGCCAGTGTGCTGGTGATGCTGTGTGTGGCCCTCACGCAG GTCTACACTGTCCGCAGACTGTTTGACGATAAGCGGCGCGTCTGCACATAG
- the LOC110972036 gene encoding dynamin-2-like isoform X3 has protein sequence MGNRGMEDLIPLINKLQDAFSSIGQSCNLDLPQIAVVGGQSAGKSSVLENFVGRDFLPRGSGIVTRRPLILQLVNNVAEYAEFLHCKGRKFVDFDEVRLEIEAETDRITGSNKGISPIPINLRVYSPHVLNLTLIDLPGMTKVAVGDQPVDIEHQIRDMLMQFITKESCLILAVTPANTDLANSDALKIAKEVDPQGLRTIGVITKLDLMDEGTDARDILENKLLPLRRGYIGVVNRSQKDIDGKKDIRAALAAERKFFLSHPAYRHIAERMGTPHLQKTLNQQLTNHIRDTLPGLRSKLQSQLLSLEKEVEEYKNFRPDDPARKTKALLQMVQQFGVDFEKCIEGSGDQVDTSNLSGGAKINRIFHERFPFELVKMEFDEKELRKEISYAIKNIHGVRTGLFTPDMAFEAIVKKQIIKLKEPCLKCIDMVIQELINTVRQCTNKLGSYPRLREETERIVTTYIRERDSKTKDQVLLLIDIELSYINTNHEDFIGFANAQQRTAANITKKRVMPNQVIRRGWLTINISIMKGGSKDYWFVLTAESLSWYKDEEEKEKKYMLPLDNLKLRDVEKGFMSSKHVFAIFNTEQRNVYKDLRQIELACDTQEDVDSWKASFLRAGVYPEKDQPENEDAMNSSDTVSMDPQLERQVETIRNLVDSYIGIVNKSIRDLMPKTIMHLMINNAKDFIHSELLAYLYSAGDQGSLMEESAEQAQRRDEMLRMYHALKEALVIIGDISTTTVSTPVPPPVDDNWIAKDPSPPPASRPAMSTAPPPSRPPAVRGPTPGPPLPLNPSPAFGAPPVPSRPGPPSVYPGDPNSAGVPLIPSRPARVPPGLPPGIPRRPPAAPNRPTVIRPSEPSLLD, from the exons GGACTTTTTGCCCAGAGGATCTGGCATCGTCACCCGTCGTCCATTAATCCTCCAGCTGGTTAACAACGTAGCAG AGTACGCAGAGTTCCTGCACTGTAAGGGACGCAAGTTTGTGGACTTTGATGAAGTCCGTCTGGAGATCGAAGCGGAGACAGACCGAATCACTGGATCCAACAAAGGCATCTCCCCCATCCCCATCAACCTCCGCGTCTACTCACCGCATG TGCTGAACTTGACTCTCATCGACCTGCCGGGGATGACCAAAGTGGCCGTGGGTGACCAGCCTGTGGACATTGAGCATCAGATCAGAGACATGCTGATGCAGTTCATCACCAAGGAGAGCTGTTTGATTCTGGCTGTCACTCCAGCAAACACCGACCTGGCCAACTCCGACGCCCTCAAGATTGCCAAGGAGGTCGACCCTCAGG GGCTGCGGACCATCGGTGTGATTACAAAGCTGGACCTGATGGATGAGGGGACGGATGCACGAGACATTCTGGAAAACAAACTGCTGCCACTCCGCAGAG GTTATATTGGAGTGGTGAACCGCAGTCAAAAGGATATTGACGGAAAGAAAGACATTCGCGCTGCTTTGGCTGCTGAGAGGAAGTTCTTCCTGTCCCATCCTGCATACCGACACATTGCAGAACGTATGGGAACACCTCACCTGCAGAAGACTCTCAACCAG CAACTCACCAACCACATCCGCGACACATTGCCAGGGTTACGCAGTAAGCTGCAAAGCCAACTTTTATCACTGGAGAAGGAAGTGGAGGAGTACAAGAACTTCCGTCCAGATGACCCTGCACGCAAGACCAAGGCCTTGCTTCA GATGGTGCAGCAGTTTGGCGTGGACTTTGAGAAGTGCATAGAAGGATCTGGAGATCAAGTGGATACCTCCAACTTGTCTGGTGGAGCAAAGATCAACCGTATCTTCCATGAGCGCTTTCCCTTCGAGCTGGTGAAG ATGGAGTTTGATGAGAAGGAGCTGAGGAAAGAGATCAGTTATGCCATCAAGAACATCCACGGAGTCAG GACAGGACTGTTCACCCCAGACATGGCGTTTGAGGCGATAGTGAAAAAGCAGATCATTAAGCTGAAAGAGCCCTGTCTGAAATGCATCGACATGGTCATCCAGGAGCTCATCAACACAGTCAGACAGTGCACCAATAAG CTGGGCTCGTACCCTCGACTGAGAGAAGAAACCGAGAGAATCGTCACCACCTAcatcagagagagagacagtaaGACCAAAGACCAG GTGCTGCTGTTGATCGACATCGAGCTCTCCTACATCAATACTAATCATGAGGATTTCATTGGATTCGCCAA TGCCCAGCAAAGGACTGCTGCTAATATCACCAAGAAGAGAGTGATGCCCAATCAG GTCATCCGCAGAGGCTGGCTCACcatcaacatcagcatcatGAAGGGCGGATCCAAGGACTACTGGTTTGTCCTGACAGCAGAGTCTCTCTCCTGGTACAAAGATGAGGAG gagaaagaaaagaagtacATGCTGCCTCTCGACAACCTGAAGCTGAGAGATGTGGAAAAGGGCTTCATGTCCAGCAAGCACGTTTTTGCCATCTTCAATACTGAGCAGAG GAATGTGTACAAAGACCTTCGTCAGATTGAACTGGCATGCGACACTCAGGAGGATGTCGACAGCTGGAAGGCCTCCTTCCTCAGGGCTGGTGTTTACCCAGAGAAAGACCAG CCTGAGAACGAAGATGCGATGAATTCTAGCGACACGGTGTCCATGGATCCGCAGCTGGAACGACAGGTGGAAACCATCCGAAACCTCGTGGACTCGTACATCGGCATCGTCAACAAATCCATCAGAGACCTCATGCCTAAGACCATCATGCACCTCATGATCAATAAC GCGAAGGACTTCATCCACTCGGAGCTGCTGGCGTACCTGTACTCGGCCGGTGATCAGGGCAGTTTGATGGAGGAGTCAGCAGAGCAGGCTCAGAGGAGAGATGAGATGCTGAGGATGTACCACGCTTTGAAAGAGGCCCTGGTCATCATTGGAGACATCAGCACCACCACGGTTTCTACTCCTGTGCCTCCACCGGTAGATGACAACTGGATTGCCAAAGACCCAAG TCCTCCACCAGCTTCCCGTCCCGCCATGTCAACGGCGCCTCCTCCCAGCCGACCCCCAGCGGTGAGAGGTCCCACTCCGGGCCCTCCGCTTCCTCTCAACCCCTCACCTGCATTTGGAGCCCCGCCTGTTCCTTCCCGACCCGGACCTCCATCAGTGTACCCAGGCGACCCCAACTCTGCTGGCGTGCCTCTCATCCCGTCCAGGCCGGCCCGCGTTCCTCCAGGGCTGCCGCCGGGGATTCCCAG AAGACCCCCGGCTGCTCCCAACCGACCCACTGTCATACGTCCATCAGAGCCCTCCCTGCTTGACTAG
- the LOC110972036 gene encoding dynamin-2-like isoform X2 encodes MGNRGMEDLIPLINKLQDAFSSIGQSCNLDLPQIAVVGGQSAGKSSVLENFVGRDFLPRGSGIVTRRPLILQLVNNVAEYAEFLHCKGRKFVDFDEVRLEIEAETDRITGSNKGISPIPINLRVYSPHVLNLTLIDLPGMTKVAVGDQPVDIEHQIRDMLMQFITKESCLILAVTPANTDLANSDALKIAKEVDPQGLRTIGVITKLDLMDEGTDARDILENKLLPLRRGYIGVVNRSQKDIDGKKDIRAALAAERKFFLSHPAYRHIAERMGTPHLQKTLNQQLTNHIRDTLPGLRSKLQSQLLSLEKEVEEYKNFRPDDPARKTKALLQMVQQFGVDFEKCIEGSGDQVDTSNLSGGAKINRIFHERFPFELVKMEFDEKELRKEISYAIKNIHGVRTGLFTPDMAFEAIVKKQVIKLKDPCLKCVDLVVTELVTVIRKCTEKLGSYPRLREETERIVTTYIRERDSKTKDQVLLLIDIELSYINTNHEDFIGFANAQQRTAANITKKRVMPNQVIRRGWLTINISIMKGGSKDYWFVLTAESLSWYKDEEEKEKKYMLPLDNLKLRDVEKGFMSSKHVFAIFNTEQRNVYKDLRQIELACDTQEDVDSWKASFLRAGVYPEKDQPENEDAMNSSDTVSMDPQLERQVETIRNLVDSYIGIVNKSIRDLMPKTIMHLMINNAKDFIHSELLAYLYSAGDQGSLMEESAEQAQRRDEMLRMYHALKEALVIIGDISTTTVSTPVPPPVDDNWIAKDPSPPPASRPAMSTAPPPSRPPAVRGPTPGPPLPLNPSPAFGAPPVPSRPGPPSVYPGDPNSAGVPLIPSRPARVPPGLPPGIPSRRPPAAPNRPTVIRPSEPSLLD; translated from the exons GGACTTTTTGCCCAGAGGATCTGGCATCGTCACCCGTCGTCCATTAATCCTCCAGCTGGTTAACAACGTAGCAG AGTACGCAGAGTTCCTGCACTGTAAGGGACGCAAGTTTGTGGACTTTGATGAAGTCCGTCTGGAGATCGAAGCGGAGACAGACCGAATCACTGGATCCAACAAAGGCATCTCCCCCATCCCCATCAACCTCCGCGTCTACTCACCGCATG TGCTGAACTTGACTCTCATCGACCTGCCGGGGATGACCAAAGTGGCCGTGGGTGACCAGCCTGTGGACATTGAGCATCAGATCAGAGACATGCTGATGCAGTTCATCACCAAGGAGAGCTGTTTGATTCTGGCTGTCACTCCAGCAAACACCGACCTGGCCAACTCCGACGCCCTCAAGATTGCCAAGGAGGTCGACCCTCAGG GGCTGCGGACCATCGGTGTGATTACAAAGCTGGACCTGATGGATGAGGGGACGGATGCACGAGACATTCTGGAAAACAAACTGCTGCCACTCCGCAGAG GTTATATTGGAGTGGTGAACCGCAGTCAAAAGGATATTGACGGAAAGAAAGACATTCGCGCTGCTTTGGCTGCTGAGAGGAAGTTCTTCCTGTCCCATCCTGCATACCGACACATTGCAGAACGTATGGGAACACCTCACCTGCAGAAGACTCTCAACCAG CAACTCACCAACCACATCCGCGACACATTGCCAGGGTTACGCAGTAAGCTGCAAAGCCAACTTTTATCACTGGAGAAGGAAGTGGAGGAGTACAAGAACTTCCGTCCAGATGACCCTGCACGCAAGACCAAGGCCTTGCTTCA GATGGTGCAGCAGTTTGGCGTGGACTTTGAGAAGTGCATAGAAGGATCTGGAGATCAAGTGGATACCTCCAACTTGTCTGGTGGAGCAAAGATCAACCGTATCTTCCATGAGCGCTTTCCCTTCGAGCTGGTGAAG ATGGAGTTTGATGAGAAGGAGCTGAGGAAAGAGATCAGTTATGCCATCAAGAACATCCACGGAGTCAG GACAGGCCTGTTCACCCCAGACATGGCGTTTGAGGCTATAGTGAAAAAGCAGGTCATTAAGCTGAAAGACCCATGTCTGAAATGTGTCGACCTCGTCGTCACCGAGCTCGTCACCGTGATCAGGAAGTGCACTGAAAAG CTGGGCTCGTACCCTCGACTGAGAGAAGAAACCGAGAGAATCGTCACCACCTAcatcagagagagagacagtaaGACCAAAGACCAG GTGCTGCTGTTGATCGACATCGAGCTCTCCTACATCAATACTAATCATGAGGATTTCATTGGATTCGCCAA TGCCCAGCAAAGGACTGCTGCTAATATCACCAAGAAGAGAGTGATGCCCAATCAG GTCATCCGCAGAGGCTGGCTCACcatcaacatcagcatcatGAAGGGCGGATCCAAGGACTACTGGTTTGTCCTGACAGCAGAGTCTCTCTCCTGGTACAAAGATGAGGAG gagaaagaaaagaagtacATGCTGCCTCTCGACAACCTGAAGCTGAGAGATGTGGAAAAGGGCTTCATGTCCAGCAAGCACGTTTTTGCCATCTTCAATACTGAGCAGAG GAATGTGTACAAAGACCTTCGTCAGATTGAACTGGCATGCGACACTCAGGAGGATGTCGACAGCTGGAAGGCCTCCTTCCTCAGGGCTGGTGTTTACCCAGAGAAAGACCAG CCTGAGAACGAAGATGCGATGAATTCTAGCGACACGGTGTCCATGGATCCGCAGCTGGAACGACAGGTGGAAACCATCCGAAACCTCGTGGACTCGTACATCGGCATCGTCAACAAATCCATCAGAGACCTCATGCCTAAGACCATCATGCACCTCATGATCAATAAC GCGAAGGACTTCATCCACTCGGAGCTGCTGGCGTACCTGTACTCGGCCGGTGATCAGGGCAGTTTGATGGAGGAGTCAGCAGAGCAGGCTCAGAGGAGAGATGAGATGCTGAGGATGTACCACGCTTTGAAAGAGGCCCTGGTCATCATTGGAGACATCAGCACCACCACGGTTTCTACTCCTGTGCCTCCACCGGTAGATGACAACTGGATTGCCAAAGACCCAAG TCCTCCACCAGCTTCCCGTCCCGCCATGTCAACGGCGCCTCCTCCCAGCCGACCCCCAGCGGTGAGAGGTCCCACTCCGGGCCCTCCGCTTCCTCTCAACCCCTCACCTGCATTTGGAGCCCCGCCTGTTCCTTCCCGACCCGGACCTCCATCAGTGTACCCAGGCGACCCCAACTCTGCTGGCGTGCCTCTCATCCCGTCCAGGCCGGCCCGCGTTCCTCCAGGGCTGCCGCCGGGGATTCCCAG CAGAAGACCCCCGGCTGCTCCCAACCGACCCACTGTCATACGTCCATCAGAGCCCTCCCTGCTTGACTAG
- the LOC110972036 gene encoding dynamin-2-like isoform X4, with product MGNRGMEDLIPLINKLQDAFSSIGQSCNLDLPQIAVVGGQSAGKSSVLENFVGRDFLPRGSGIVTRRPLILQLVNNVAEYAEFLHCKGRKFVDFDEVRLEIEAETDRITGSNKGISPIPINLRVYSPHVLNLTLIDLPGMTKVAVGDQPVDIEHQIRDMLMQFITKESCLILAVTPANTDLANSDALKIAKEVDPQGLRTIGVITKLDLMDEGTDARDILENKLLPLRRGYIGVVNRSQKDIDGKKDIRAALAAERKFFLSHPAYRHIAERMGTPHLQKTLNQQLTNHIRDTLPGLRSKLQSQLLSLEKEVEEYKNFRPDDPARKTKALLQMVQQFGVDFEKCIEGSGDQVDTSNLSGGAKINRIFHERFPFELVKMEFDEKELRKEISYAIKNIHGVRTGLFTPDMAFEAIVKKQVIKLKDPCLKCVDLVVTELVTVIRKCTEKLGSYPRLREETERIVTTYIRERDSKTKDQVLLLIDIELSYINTNHEDFIGFANAQQRTAANITKKRVMPNQVIRRGWLTINISIMKGGSKDYWFVLTAESLSWYKDEEEKEKKYMLPLDNLKLRDVEKGFMSSKHVFAIFNTEQRNVYKDLRQIELACDTQEDVDSWKASFLRAGVYPEKDQPENEDAMNSSDTVSMDPQLERQVETIRNLVDSYIGIVNKSIRDLMPKTIMHLMINNAKDFIHSELLAYLYSAGDQGSLMEESAEQAQRRDEMLRMYHALKEALVIIGDISTTTVSTPVPPPVDDNWIAKDPSPPPASRPAMSTAPPPSRPPAVRGPTPGPPLPLNPSPAFGAPPVPSRPGPPSVYPGDPNSAGVPLIPSRPARVPPGLPPGIPRRPPAAPNRPTVIRPSEPSLLD from the exons GGACTTTTTGCCCAGAGGATCTGGCATCGTCACCCGTCGTCCATTAATCCTCCAGCTGGTTAACAACGTAGCAG AGTACGCAGAGTTCCTGCACTGTAAGGGACGCAAGTTTGTGGACTTTGATGAAGTCCGTCTGGAGATCGAAGCGGAGACAGACCGAATCACTGGATCCAACAAAGGCATCTCCCCCATCCCCATCAACCTCCGCGTCTACTCACCGCATG TGCTGAACTTGACTCTCATCGACCTGCCGGGGATGACCAAAGTGGCCGTGGGTGACCAGCCTGTGGACATTGAGCATCAGATCAGAGACATGCTGATGCAGTTCATCACCAAGGAGAGCTGTTTGATTCTGGCTGTCACTCCAGCAAACACCGACCTGGCCAACTCCGACGCCCTCAAGATTGCCAAGGAGGTCGACCCTCAGG GGCTGCGGACCATCGGTGTGATTACAAAGCTGGACCTGATGGATGAGGGGACGGATGCACGAGACATTCTGGAAAACAAACTGCTGCCACTCCGCAGAG GTTATATTGGAGTGGTGAACCGCAGTCAAAAGGATATTGACGGAAAGAAAGACATTCGCGCTGCTTTGGCTGCTGAGAGGAAGTTCTTCCTGTCCCATCCTGCATACCGACACATTGCAGAACGTATGGGAACACCTCACCTGCAGAAGACTCTCAACCAG CAACTCACCAACCACATCCGCGACACATTGCCAGGGTTACGCAGTAAGCTGCAAAGCCAACTTTTATCACTGGAGAAGGAAGTGGAGGAGTACAAGAACTTCCGTCCAGATGACCCTGCACGCAAGACCAAGGCCTTGCTTCA GATGGTGCAGCAGTTTGGCGTGGACTTTGAGAAGTGCATAGAAGGATCTGGAGATCAAGTGGATACCTCCAACTTGTCTGGTGGAGCAAAGATCAACCGTATCTTCCATGAGCGCTTTCCCTTCGAGCTGGTGAAG ATGGAGTTTGATGAGAAGGAGCTGAGGAAAGAGATCAGTTATGCCATCAAGAACATCCACGGAGTCAG GACAGGCCTGTTCACCCCAGACATGGCGTTTGAGGCTATAGTGAAAAAGCAGGTCATTAAGCTGAAAGACCCATGTCTGAAATGTGTCGACCTCGTCGTCACCGAGCTCGTCACCGTGATCAGGAAGTGCACTGAAAAG CTGGGCTCGTACCCTCGACTGAGAGAAGAAACCGAGAGAATCGTCACCACCTAcatcagagagagagacagtaaGACCAAAGACCAG GTGCTGCTGTTGATCGACATCGAGCTCTCCTACATCAATACTAATCATGAGGATTTCATTGGATTCGCCAA TGCCCAGCAAAGGACTGCTGCTAATATCACCAAGAAGAGAGTGATGCCCAATCAG GTCATCCGCAGAGGCTGGCTCACcatcaacatcagcatcatGAAGGGCGGATCCAAGGACTACTGGTTTGTCCTGACAGCAGAGTCTCTCTCCTGGTACAAAGATGAGGAG gagaaagaaaagaagtacATGCTGCCTCTCGACAACCTGAAGCTGAGAGATGTGGAAAAGGGCTTCATGTCCAGCAAGCACGTTTTTGCCATCTTCAATACTGAGCAGAG GAATGTGTACAAAGACCTTCGTCAGATTGAACTGGCATGCGACACTCAGGAGGATGTCGACAGCTGGAAGGCCTCCTTCCTCAGGGCTGGTGTTTACCCAGAGAAAGACCAG CCTGAGAACGAAGATGCGATGAATTCTAGCGACACGGTGTCCATGGATCCGCAGCTGGAACGACAGGTGGAAACCATCCGAAACCTCGTGGACTCGTACATCGGCATCGTCAACAAATCCATCAGAGACCTCATGCCTAAGACCATCATGCACCTCATGATCAATAAC GCGAAGGACTTCATCCACTCGGAGCTGCTGGCGTACCTGTACTCGGCCGGTGATCAGGGCAGTTTGATGGAGGAGTCAGCAGAGCAGGCTCAGAGGAGAGATGAGATGCTGAGGATGTACCACGCTTTGAAAGAGGCCCTGGTCATCATTGGAGACATCAGCACCACCACGGTTTCTACTCCTGTGCCTCCACCGGTAGATGACAACTGGATTGCCAAAGACCCAAG TCCTCCACCAGCTTCCCGTCCCGCCATGTCAACGGCGCCTCCTCCCAGCCGACCCCCAGCGGTGAGAGGTCCCACTCCGGGCCCTCCGCTTCCTCTCAACCCCTCACCTGCATTTGGAGCCCCGCCTGTTCCTTCCCGACCCGGACCTCCATCAGTGTACCCAGGCGACCCCAACTCTGCTGGCGTGCCTCTCATCCCGTCCAGGCCGGCCCGCGTTCCTCCAGGGCTGCCGCCGGGGATTCCCAG AAGACCCCCGGCTGCTCCCAACCGACCCACTGTCATACGTCCATCAGAGCCCTCCCTGCTTGACTAG
- the LOC110972036 gene encoding dynamin-2-like isoform X1, with protein MGNRGMEDLIPLINKLQDAFSSIGQSCNLDLPQIAVVGGQSAGKSSVLENFVGRDFLPRGSGIVTRRPLILQLVNNVAEYAEFLHCKGRKFVDFDEVRLEIEAETDRITGSNKGISPIPINLRVYSPHVLNLTLIDLPGMTKVAVGDQPVDIEHQIRDMLMQFITKESCLILAVTPANTDLANSDALKIAKEVDPQGLRTIGVITKLDLMDEGTDARDILENKLLPLRRGYIGVVNRSQKDIDGKKDIRAALAAERKFFLSHPAYRHIAERMGTPHLQKTLNQQLTNHIRDTLPGLRSKLQSQLLSLEKEVEEYKNFRPDDPARKTKALLQMVQQFGVDFEKCIEGSGDQVDTSNLSGGAKINRIFHERFPFELVKMEFDEKELRKEISYAIKNIHGVRTGLFTPDMAFEAIVKKQIIKLKEPCLKCIDMVIQELINTVRQCTNKLGSYPRLREETERIVTTYIRERDSKTKDQVLLLIDIELSYINTNHEDFIGFANAQQRTAANITKKRVMPNQVIRRGWLTINISIMKGGSKDYWFVLTAESLSWYKDEEEKEKKYMLPLDNLKLRDVEKGFMSSKHVFAIFNTEQRNVYKDLRQIELACDTQEDVDSWKASFLRAGVYPEKDQPENEDAMNSSDTVSMDPQLERQVETIRNLVDSYIGIVNKSIRDLMPKTIMHLMINNAKDFIHSELLAYLYSAGDQGSLMEESAEQAQRRDEMLRMYHALKEALVIIGDISTTTVSTPVPPPVDDNWIAKDPSPPPASRPAMSTAPPPSRPPAVRGPTPGPPLPLNPSPAFGAPPVPSRPGPPSVYPGDPNSAGVPLIPSRPARVPPGLPPGIPSRRPPAAPNRPTVIRPSEPSLLD; from the exons GGACTTTTTGCCCAGAGGATCTGGCATCGTCACCCGTCGTCCATTAATCCTCCAGCTGGTTAACAACGTAGCAG AGTACGCAGAGTTCCTGCACTGTAAGGGACGCAAGTTTGTGGACTTTGATGAAGTCCGTCTGGAGATCGAAGCGGAGACAGACCGAATCACTGGATCCAACAAAGGCATCTCCCCCATCCCCATCAACCTCCGCGTCTACTCACCGCATG TGCTGAACTTGACTCTCATCGACCTGCCGGGGATGACCAAAGTGGCCGTGGGTGACCAGCCTGTGGACATTGAGCATCAGATCAGAGACATGCTGATGCAGTTCATCACCAAGGAGAGCTGTTTGATTCTGGCTGTCACTCCAGCAAACACCGACCTGGCCAACTCCGACGCCCTCAAGATTGCCAAGGAGGTCGACCCTCAGG GGCTGCGGACCATCGGTGTGATTACAAAGCTGGACCTGATGGATGAGGGGACGGATGCACGAGACATTCTGGAAAACAAACTGCTGCCACTCCGCAGAG GTTATATTGGAGTGGTGAACCGCAGTCAAAAGGATATTGACGGAAAGAAAGACATTCGCGCTGCTTTGGCTGCTGAGAGGAAGTTCTTCCTGTCCCATCCTGCATACCGACACATTGCAGAACGTATGGGAACACCTCACCTGCAGAAGACTCTCAACCAG CAACTCACCAACCACATCCGCGACACATTGCCAGGGTTACGCAGTAAGCTGCAAAGCCAACTTTTATCACTGGAGAAGGAAGTGGAGGAGTACAAGAACTTCCGTCCAGATGACCCTGCACGCAAGACCAAGGCCTTGCTTCA GATGGTGCAGCAGTTTGGCGTGGACTTTGAGAAGTGCATAGAAGGATCTGGAGATCAAGTGGATACCTCCAACTTGTCTGGTGGAGCAAAGATCAACCGTATCTTCCATGAGCGCTTTCCCTTCGAGCTGGTGAAG ATGGAGTTTGATGAGAAGGAGCTGAGGAAAGAGATCAGTTATGCCATCAAGAACATCCACGGAGTCAG GACAGGACTGTTCACCCCAGACATGGCGTTTGAGGCGATAGTGAAAAAGCAGATCATTAAGCTGAAAGAGCCCTGTCTGAAATGCATCGACATGGTCATCCAGGAGCTCATCAACACAGTCAGACAGTGCACCAATAAG CTGGGCTCGTACCCTCGACTGAGAGAAGAAACCGAGAGAATCGTCACCACCTAcatcagagagagagacagtaaGACCAAAGACCAG GTGCTGCTGTTGATCGACATCGAGCTCTCCTACATCAATACTAATCATGAGGATTTCATTGGATTCGCCAA TGCCCAGCAAAGGACTGCTGCTAATATCACCAAGAAGAGAGTGATGCCCAATCAG GTCATCCGCAGAGGCTGGCTCACcatcaacatcagcatcatGAAGGGCGGATCCAAGGACTACTGGTTTGTCCTGACAGCAGAGTCTCTCTCCTGGTACAAAGATGAGGAG gagaaagaaaagaagtacATGCTGCCTCTCGACAACCTGAAGCTGAGAGATGTGGAAAAGGGCTTCATGTCCAGCAAGCACGTTTTTGCCATCTTCAATACTGAGCAGAG GAATGTGTACAAAGACCTTCGTCAGATTGAACTGGCATGCGACACTCAGGAGGATGTCGACAGCTGGAAGGCCTCCTTCCTCAGGGCTGGTGTTTACCCAGAGAAAGACCAG CCTGAGAACGAAGATGCGATGAATTCTAGCGACACGGTGTCCATGGATCCGCAGCTGGAACGACAGGTGGAAACCATCCGAAACCTCGTGGACTCGTACATCGGCATCGTCAACAAATCCATCAGAGACCTCATGCCTAAGACCATCATGCACCTCATGATCAATAAC GCGAAGGACTTCATCCACTCGGAGCTGCTGGCGTACCTGTACTCGGCCGGTGATCAGGGCAGTTTGATGGAGGAGTCAGCAGAGCAGGCTCAGAGGAGAGATGAGATGCTGAGGATGTACCACGCTTTGAAAGAGGCCCTGGTCATCATTGGAGACATCAGCACCACCACGGTTTCTACTCCTGTGCCTCCACCGGTAGATGACAACTGGATTGCCAAAGACCCAAG TCCTCCACCAGCTTCCCGTCCCGCCATGTCAACGGCGCCTCCTCCCAGCCGACCCCCAGCGGTGAGAGGTCCCACTCCGGGCCCTCCGCTTCCTCTCAACCCCTCACCTGCATTTGGAGCCCCGCCTGTTCCTTCCCGACCCGGACCTCCATCAGTGTACCCAGGCGACCCCAACTCTGCTGGCGTGCCTCTCATCCCGTCCAGGCCGGCCCGCGTTCCTCCAGGGCTGCCGCCGGGGATTCCCAG CAGAAGACCCCCGGCTGCTCCCAACCGACCCACTGTCATACGTCCATCAGAGCCCTCCCTGCTTGACTAG